Part of the Synergistes jonesii genome is shown below.
TTTCGTCGAGCTCCTCGGCCATCTCGCTGAAGTCGGCCAGAACTTCGGCGCGGTGCTCCTCCCACTTAGCTGTATCCCAAATCTCCAAGTGATCCTCCGCGCCTATGAGCGTGACCTCCGACGCCGAGCCGGCGTAATCGCGCAGAATCTGCGGGATCAGTATCCTGCCGGCCGCGTCGATCTCCTGCTCGCTCGCCATCGAAAGCAGCACGCGCCTGAAATCTCTCGTCTTCTTCTTGAACGACGAAAGATCTTTCAGCTTCAGCAGAAGCTCCTCCCAGCGCGGCGCGGGATAAAGCGCTATACAGCGGTCGATGCCGATGGTAGCCACGACGGACGAGCCAAGTTCTCCCCTGAACTTGGCGGGGAGGACCATGCGTCCCTTACCGTCCAATTTATGATTGTAGCTTCCCACCAACATGCACAATTCACCCACTTAATACCACTTTGTCCCACTTTGCTACACATTATACTTTGACGCCGCTTTTATCAATCCAACGAAATTCAAAGTTATAAACAATATTGAGTCTTTAGGCCTAATATTTTACCAAAGTGCTTTACCAGCCGCTTTTAGATACTTTTCATCTCCTATTTCGACAAATATTGACTGAAAGTATGCATACAAGAAGATTTTGCTTTTTGAATTTTATAATGCCAAACGCCCTTTTTACTTTAATAGTTACAGCCACAGATATTCGACGCAACCTCCGGCTTATAATGCGGGAGGGGGGCACGTGCCTCTTGCGCCATAATGTAAGCTGAGAGACGACGGGGCGCTGAAAACATAGGATATGTAAATTTCGGCAGAAGCGGAATAAAAGCCTCGCGCTCCGGACCCGGGCGCATGAGGCTCACTGCCGCGCCGAGCGCTTCGGCCGCCTCGTTTATGCTATAATTTCCCACAGGAGTATCCAAACCGGCCGCCGGCGCTCAGGCGCGGGAGG
Proteins encoded:
- the mraZ gene encoding division/cell wall cluster transcriptional repressor MraZ, translating into MGELCMLVGSYNHKLDGKGRMVLPAKFRGELGSSVVATIGIDRCIALYPAPRWEELLLKLKDLSSFKKKTRDFRRVLLSMASEQEIDAAGRILIPQILRDYAGSASEVTLIGAEDHLEIWDTAKWEEHRAEVLADFSEMAEELDEI